A genome region from Anopheles stephensi strain Indian chromosome 2, UCI_ANSTEP_V1.0, whole genome shotgun sequence includes the following:
- the LOC118504576 gene encoding isocitrate dehydrogenase [NAD] subunit gamma, mitochondrial isoform X1, with the protein MALRLFRLSQDVVTPLIKRNCTVSAFELQHKIPVQRKVEQIPKAQYGGRHTVTMLPGGGIGPELMGYVREVFRFAGVPVDFEIVDIDPASEGNDDLEYAITSIKRNGVAIKGNIETKSEATGILSRNVALRNELDLYVNVLHCKSFNAIPAHHQNVDVVIVRQNTEGEYAMLEHESVRGVVESMKVVTVENAARVARFAFEFAKNNNRKKVTTIHKANIMKLADGLFLKVARDIAKEYPDIQHNDMIIDNCCMQLVSNPHQFDVMNTTNLYGSITSNVLCGLVGGAGLFSGRNYGDHYAVFEPGTRNTGTAIAGKNVANPVAMLNAAVDMLYHLGHRYHADCISDALHKTIDIDGIHTPDLGGSNTSTDIVQNVLKHLAEKRTYWQHGLLSTI; encoded by the exons AACTGTACCGTTTCGGCGTTCGAGCTCCAGCACAAGATTCCCGTCCAACGGAAGGTGGAACAAATCCCAAAAGCACAGTATGGTGGCCGCCACACGGTGACGATGCTACCGGGCGGTGGAATCGGTCCCGAGCTGATGGGCTACGTGAGGGAGGTGTTCCGGTTTGCCGGTGTGCCGGTGGACTTCGAAATCGTCGACATCGATCCAGCCAGCGAGGGAAACGATGATCTTGAGTACGCCATCACGTCCATTAAGCGTAACGGTGTTGCTATCAAGGGTAACATTGAGACGAAATCGGAAGCAACCGGCATTCTGTCCCGCAACGTTGCGCTGCGTAACGAGCTGGACCTGTACGTGAACGTGCTGCACTGCAAATCGTTCAATGCGATCCCGGCCCACCACCAGAACGTCGATGTGGTGATCGTCCGTCAGAACACGGAGGGTGAATATGCCATGCTGGAGCACGAGAGTGTGCGGGGTGTGGTGGAGAGCATGAAGGTGGTCACGGTCGAGAATGCGGCCCGTGTCGCACGGTTTGCGTTCGAGTTTGCGAAGAACAACAACCGCAAGAAGGTGACCACCATCCACAAGGCCAACATCATGAAGTTGGCGGACGGGCTGTTCCTGAAGGTGGCACGTGACATTGCCAAAGAGTATCCGGACATTCAGCACAATGACATGATCATCGATAATTGCTGCATGCAGCTGGTGTCGAACCCACATCAGTTTGACGTGATGAACACGACCAATCTGTACGGCAGTATTACGTCGAACGTGCTGTGCGGTTTGGTCGGTGGTGCCGGCCTCTTTTCCGGGCGCAACTATGGCGATCAT taTGCCGTGTTTGAACCGGGCACCCGAAACACCGGTACGGCCATCGCTGGAAAGAATGTAGCCAATCCGGTGGCGATGCTTAATGCGGCGGTGGATATGTTGTACCATCTGGGACATCGCTACCATGCGGATTGCATCTCCGATGCCCTGCACAAAACGATCGACATTGATGGAATTCACACGCCTG atCTTGGCGGTAGCAACACGAGCACCGATATCGTCCAGAACGTTCTGAAGCATCTGGCCGAGAAGAGAACGTACTG GCAACATGGATTATTGTCCACTATTTAA
- the LOC118504576 gene encoding isocitrate dehydrogenase [NAD] subunit gamma, mitochondrial isoform X4 — protein MALRLFRLSQDVVTPLIKRNCTVSAFELQHKIPVQRKVEQIPKAQYGGRHTVTMLPGGGIGPELMGYVREVFRFAGVPVDFEIVDIDPASEGNDDLEYAITSIKRNGVAIKGNIETKSEATGILSRNVALRNELDLYVNVLHCKSFNAIPAHHQNVDVVIVRQNTEGEYAMLEHESVRGVVESMKVVTVENAARVARFAFEFAKNNNRKKVTTIHKANIMKLADGLFLKVARDIAKEYPDIQHNDMIIDNCCMQLVSNPHQFDVMNTTNLYGSITSNVLCGLVGGAGLFSGRNYGDHYAVFEPGTRNTGTAIAGKNVANPVAMLNAAVDMLYHLGHRYHADCISDALHKTIDIDGIHTPDLGGSNTSTDIVQNVLKHLAEKRTY, from the exons AACTGTACCGTTTCGGCGTTCGAGCTCCAGCACAAGATTCCCGTCCAACGGAAGGTGGAACAAATCCCAAAAGCACAGTATGGTGGCCGCCACACGGTGACGATGCTACCGGGCGGTGGAATCGGTCCCGAGCTGATGGGCTACGTGAGGGAGGTGTTCCGGTTTGCCGGTGTGCCGGTGGACTTCGAAATCGTCGACATCGATCCAGCCAGCGAGGGAAACGATGATCTTGAGTACGCCATCACGTCCATTAAGCGTAACGGTGTTGCTATCAAGGGTAACATTGAGACGAAATCGGAAGCAACCGGCATTCTGTCCCGCAACGTTGCGCTGCGTAACGAGCTGGACCTGTACGTGAACGTGCTGCACTGCAAATCGTTCAATGCGATCCCGGCCCACCACCAGAACGTCGATGTGGTGATCGTCCGTCAGAACACGGAGGGTGAATATGCCATGCTGGAGCACGAGAGTGTGCGGGGTGTGGTGGAGAGCATGAAGGTGGTCACGGTCGAGAATGCGGCCCGTGTCGCACGGTTTGCGTTCGAGTTTGCGAAGAACAACAACCGCAAGAAGGTGACCACCATCCACAAGGCCAACATCATGAAGTTGGCGGACGGGCTGTTCCTGAAGGTGGCACGTGACATTGCCAAAGAGTATCCGGACATTCAGCACAATGACATGATCATCGATAATTGCTGCATGCAGCTGGTGTCGAACCCACATCAGTTTGACGTGATGAACACGACCAATCTGTACGGCAGTATTACGTCGAACGTGCTGTGCGGTTTGGTCGGTGGTGCCGGCCTCTTTTCCGGGCGCAACTATGGCGATCAT taTGCCGTGTTTGAACCGGGCACCCGAAACACCGGTACGGCCATCGCTGGAAAGAATGTAGCCAATCCGGTGGCGATGCTTAATGCGGCGGTGGATATGTTGTACCATCTGGGACATCGCTACCATGCGGATTGCATCTCCGATGCCCTGCACAAAACGATCGACATTGATGGAATTCACACGCCTG atCTTGGCGGTAGCAACACGAGCACCGATATCGTCCAGAACGTTCTGAAGCATCTGGCCGAGAAGAGAACGTACTG
- the LOC118504576 gene encoding isocitrate dehydrogenase [NAD] subunit gamma, mitochondrial isoform X2 produces MALRLFRLSQDVVTPLIKRNCTVSAFELQHKIPVQRKVEQIPKAQYGGRHTVTMLPGGGIGPELMGYVREVFRFAGVPVDFEIVDIDPASEGNDDLEYAITSIKRNGVAIKGNIETKSEATGILSRNVALRNELDLYVNVLHCKSFNAIPAHHQNVDVVIVRQNTEGEYAMLEHESVRGVVESMKVVTVENAARVARFAFEFAKNNNRKKVTTIHKANIMKLADGLFLKVARDIAKEYPDIQHNDMIIDNCCMQLVSNPHQFDVMNTTNLYGSITSNVLCGLVGGAGLFSGRNYGDHYAVFEPGTRNTGTAIAGKNVANPVAMLNAAVDMLYHLGHRYHADCISDALHKTIDIDGIHTPDLGGSNTSTDIVQNVLKHLAEKRTYWFPAYAYM; encoded by the exons AACTGTACCGTTTCGGCGTTCGAGCTCCAGCACAAGATTCCCGTCCAACGGAAGGTGGAACAAATCCCAAAAGCACAGTATGGTGGCCGCCACACGGTGACGATGCTACCGGGCGGTGGAATCGGTCCCGAGCTGATGGGCTACGTGAGGGAGGTGTTCCGGTTTGCCGGTGTGCCGGTGGACTTCGAAATCGTCGACATCGATCCAGCCAGCGAGGGAAACGATGATCTTGAGTACGCCATCACGTCCATTAAGCGTAACGGTGTTGCTATCAAGGGTAACATTGAGACGAAATCGGAAGCAACCGGCATTCTGTCCCGCAACGTTGCGCTGCGTAACGAGCTGGACCTGTACGTGAACGTGCTGCACTGCAAATCGTTCAATGCGATCCCGGCCCACCACCAGAACGTCGATGTGGTGATCGTCCGTCAGAACACGGAGGGTGAATATGCCATGCTGGAGCACGAGAGTGTGCGGGGTGTGGTGGAGAGCATGAAGGTGGTCACGGTCGAGAATGCGGCCCGTGTCGCACGGTTTGCGTTCGAGTTTGCGAAGAACAACAACCGCAAGAAGGTGACCACCATCCACAAGGCCAACATCATGAAGTTGGCGGACGGGCTGTTCCTGAAGGTGGCACGTGACATTGCCAAAGAGTATCCGGACATTCAGCACAATGACATGATCATCGATAATTGCTGCATGCAGCTGGTGTCGAACCCACATCAGTTTGACGTGATGAACACGACCAATCTGTACGGCAGTATTACGTCGAACGTGCTGTGCGGTTTGGTCGGTGGTGCCGGCCTCTTTTCCGGGCGCAACTATGGCGATCAT taTGCCGTGTTTGAACCGGGCACCCGAAACACCGGTACGGCCATCGCTGGAAAGAATGTAGCCAATCCGGTGGCGATGCTTAATGCGGCGGTGGATATGTTGTACCATCTGGGACATCGCTACCATGCGGATTGCATCTCCGATGCCCTGCACAAAACGATCGACATTGATGGAATTCACACGCCTG atCTTGGCGGTAGCAACACGAGCACCGATATCGTCCAGAACGTTCTGAAGCATCTGGCCGAGAAGAGAACGTACTG
- the LOC118504576 gene encoding isocitrate dehydrogenase [NAD] subunit gamma, mitochondrial isoform X3, protein MALRLFRLSQDVVTPLIKRNCTVSAFELQHKIPVQRKVEQIPKAQYGGRHTVTMLPGGGIGPELMGYVREVFRFAGVPVDFEIVDIDPASEGNDDLEYAITSIKRNGVAIKGNIETKSEATGILSRNVALRNELDLYVNVLHCKSFNAIPAHHQNVDVVIVRQNTEGEYAMLEHESVRGVVESMKVVTVENAARVARFAFEFAKNNNRKKVTTIHKANIMKLADGLFLKVARDIAKEYPDIQHNDMIIDNCCMQLVSNPHQFDVMNTTNLYGSITSNVLCGLVGGAGLFSGRNYGDHYAVFEPGTRNTGTAIAGKNVANPVAMLNAAVDMLYHLGHRYHADCISDALHKTIDIDGIHTPDLGGSNTSTDIVQNVLKHLAEKRTYWSVIKEN, encoded by the exons AACTGTACCGTTTCGGCGTTCGAGCTCCAGCACAAGATTCCCGTCCAACGGAAGGTGGAACAAATCCCAAAAGCACAGTATGGTGGCCGCCACACGGTGACGATGCTACCGGGCGGTGGAATCGGTCCCGAGCTGATGGGCTACGTGAGGGAGGTGTTCCGGTTTGCCGGTGTGCCGGTGGACTTCGAAATCGTCGACATCGATCCAGCCAGCGAGGGAAACGATGATCTTGAGTACGCCATCACGTCCATTAAGCGTAACGGTGTTGCTATCAAGGGTAACATTGAGACGAAATCGGAAGCAACCGGCATTCTGTCCCGCAACGTTGCGCTGCGTAACGAGCTGGACCTGTACGTGAACGTGCTGCACTGCAAATCGTTCAATGCGATCCCGGCCCACCACCAGAACGTCGATGTGGTGATCGTCCGTCAGAACACGGAGGGTGAATATGCCATGCTGGAGCACGAGAGTGTGCGGGGTGTGGTGGAGAGCATGAAGGTGGTCACGGTCGAGAATGCGGCCCGTGTCGCACGGTTTGCGTTCGAGTTTGCGAAGAACAACAACCGCAAGAAGGTGACCACCATCCACAAGGCCAACATCATGAAGTTGGCGGACGGGCTGTTCCTGAAGGTGGCACGTGACATTGCCAAAGAGTATCCGGACATTCAGCACAATGACATGATCATCGATAATTGCTGCATGCAGCTGGTGTCGAACCCACATCAGTTTGACGTGATGAACACGACCAATCTGTACGGCAGTATTACGTCGAACGTGCTGTGCGGTTTGGTCGGTGGTGCCGGCCTCTTTTCCGGGCGCAACTATGGCGATCAT taTGCCGTGTTTGAACCGGGCACCCGAAACACCGGTACGGCCATCGCTGGAAAGAATGTAGCCAATCCGGTGGCGATGCTTAATGCGGCGGTGGATATGTTGTACCATCTGGGACATCGCTACCATGCGGATTGCATCTCCGATGCCCTGCACAAAACGATCGACATTGATGGAATTCACACGCCTG atCTTGGCGGTAGCAACACGAGCACCGATATCGTCCAGAACGTTCTGAAGCATCTGGCCGAGAAGAGAACGTACTG